From one Motacilla alba alba isolate MOTALB_02 chromosome 8, Motacilla_alba_V1.0_pri, whole genome shotgun sequence genomic stretch:
- the GLRX2 gene encoding glutaredoxin 2 isoform X2: protein MGNSQTASVGLSYDAAVNQIQDIISHNCVVIFSKTTCPYCKMAKNLFEGLNVNYTAVELDLNTNGRQFQDILEQMTGGRTVPRVFINGTCVGGATDTQKLHEEGKLLPLIHQCQMRANF, encoded by the exons ATGGGGAACAGCCAGACCGCTTCTGTAGGATTGTCATATGATGCTGCTGTGAATCAAATACAG GACATTATTTCCCACAACTGTGTGGTGATTTTCTCTAAAACAACATGCCCATACTGCAAAATGGCAAAAAACCTCTTTGAGGGTTTGAATGTGAATTACACAGCTGTGGAACTGGACCTGAATACAAACGGAAGGCAGTTCCAAGACATCCTGGAACAGATGACTGGTGGCAGAACA GTCCCAAGAGTGTTTATCAATGGGACTTGTGTTGGAGGTGCAACAGATACTCAAAAGCTTCATGAGGAAGGCAAACTGCTTCCTTTAATTCATCAGTGTCAAATGAGGGCAAATTTCTGA